Proteins from a genomic interval of Treponema brennaborense DSM 12168:
- the ssb gene encoding single-stranded DNA-binding protein, with protein sequence MADLNHVTLIGRLTRDAELKYTSGGFAISNFSIAVNRRRKNGDQWVDEASFFDINLYGKSAENLKPYLLKGKQVAIDGELRQDRWEQDGQPRSKVVIAANNVQLLGGNPSGNGGGQSAGGYSSNQSRPSSYQSRNNYESPAPQGGYESEPYDAPSYGGGTDSFPEDIPF encoded by the coding sequence ATGGCTGATTTGAATCATGTAACGTTAATTGGAAGACTTACCCGTGATGCTGAGTTAAAATACACATCCGGCGGTTTCGCTATTTCAAATTTTTCCATAGCTGTTAACCGCAGACGAAAAAACGGCGATCAGTGGGTTGACGAAGCGAGTTTCTTCGATATAAACCTTTACGGGAAATCCGCTGAAAACCTGAAACCGTACCTTTTAAAAGGTAAGCAGGTCGCCATCGACGGCGAATTGCGTCAGGACAGATGGGAACAGGACGGACAGCCGCGCAGTAAAGTCGTTATTGCCGCGAACAATGTCCAGCTTTTAGGCGGTAATCCGAGCGGAAACGGCGGCGGTCAGTCAGCCGGGGGGTATAGCTCGAATCAATCCAGACCTTCTTCCTATCAGTCCCGGAACAATTACGAATCGCCGGCTCCTCAGGGCGGATACGAAAGCGAACCGTACGACGCACCGTCGTACGGCGGCGGCACGGATTCTTTCCCTGAAGACATTCCGTTTTAA
- the rpsF gene encoding 30S ribosomal protein S6 has protein sequence MRKYELMTIFPTEEDKYKTGLDAVRATLGEFGVEIEKEEPYGDRDLCYEVKKQNRGRFLLLIIKANPAKIVEVDRQFKLNTNLLKFMFVKIDE, from the coding sequence ATGAGAAAGTATGAACTTATGACTATCTTTCCTACAGAGGAAGATAAGTACAAGACAGGGCTCGACGCGGTGCGTGCAACGTTGGGTGAATTCGGCGTTGAGATCGAAAAGGAAGAGCCCTACGGCGACCGTGATTTGTGCTATGAAGTTAAAAAGCAGAATCGCGGACGTTTTCTTCTGCTGATCATCAAGGCGAATCCTGCCAAGATCGTAGAAGTAGACCGTCAGTTCAAATTGAACACGAACTTGCTCAAGTTCATGTTCGTTAAAATCGACGAATAG
- the leuS gene encoding leucine--tRNA ligase — translation MAKYPFETIEPKWQAYWEKNKTFKVTEDMKFEPSKRTYVLDMFPYPSAQGLHVGHPEGYTATDIYCRYLRMNGYNVLHPMGYDAFGLPAENYAIKTGTHPAATTNANIEHFTQQIKALGFSYDWDRCVSTCTPDYYHWTQWIFLQLYKKGLAYEAETPINWCPSCLTGLANEEVKEGRCDRCGAAVSRKTIRQWILRITAYADRLLEDLDSLDWPESVKLMQKNWIGKSEGAEVSFKIAAPDGSATEDELLVYTTRADTLHGATYMVIAPEHTLVSRLTTAAQKAAVDAYVDAAAKKSDLERTDLAKDKTGVFTGSYAVNPVNGDKIPIWISDYILISYGTGAIMAVPAHDERDWAFARKFDLPIRKVVASKEEIASLADGNEAEGACRLTRAAADAAAYEALVKAHPDVFNTAAECTAADGYTINSGTFTGMPTARTIPAMIEWLTRDGIGKKAVNYKLRDWVFSRQRYWGEPMPLVHCQKCGCVPLDEKDLPLLLPDVKTYQPTGTGESPLAGIDEWVNCTCPKCGGKAKRETNTMPQWAGSCWYYLRYLDPHNTKEFASQDAVKYWMPVDLYVGGAEHAVLHLLYARFWHKVLYDLGLVQTKEPFQRLVNQGMITSFAFQRKNKTLVATDAVTETESGVFVETATGEKLERVIAKMSKSLKNVVNPDDVIKEYGADSVRMYEMFMGPLEVSKPWNTQGLIGINRFLEKIWAVSEKSIVDIPVDGELDKEFTALRKTFHKTVKKVTEDTAALNFNTAISQMMIFINEAAKIESLPRAIWSDFVKLLSVYAPHIGEELWEKLGHDTTIAYEPWPVYNEAFCTDDTCTIVVQVNGKKRDEFSAAIDTDKAVLEKTAMETDGAKRFTEGKVPVKVIVVPNKLVNIVVK, via the coding sequence ATGGCAAAATATCCTTTTGAGACCATCGAACCGAAATGGCAGGCATATTGGGAAAAAAACAAAACGTTCAAAGTAACCGAAGACATGAAATTCGAACCGTCGAAGCGCACGTACGTGCTCGACATGTTTCCCTATCCGTCGGCACAAGGGCTTCATGTCGGACATCCGGAAGGATACACGGCGACGGATATCTATTGCCGTTATTTGCGCATGAACGGGTACAACGTGCTGCACCCGATGGGATACGACGCGTTCGGACTGCCCGCCGAAAACTACGCGATTAAAACGGGAACGCATCCGGCGGCAACGACGAACGCAAATATAGAACACTTCACCCAGCAGATAAAAGCGCTCGGTTTTTCATACGATTGGGATCGCTGCGTTTCGACCTGCACGCCCGATTACTATCATTGGACGCAGTGGATTTTCCTGCAATTATATAAGAAAGGACTCGCGTACGAAGCGGAAACGCCGATAAACTGGTGTCCCAGTTGTCTGACCGGACTCGCGAACGAAGAAGTTAAAGAAGGCCGCTGCGACCGCTGCGGTGCGGCGGTGAGCCGCAAGACGATCCGGCAGTGGATACTGAGAATTACCGCCTACGCGGATCGCCTGCTTGAAGACCTCGACAGCTTGGACTGGCCCGAATCCGTCAAACTTATGCAGAAAAACTGGATCGGGAAAAGCGAAGGAGCCGAAGTATCGTTTAAAATCGCGGCTCCCGACGGCAGCGCGACGGAAGACGAACTGCTCGTTTACACCACCCGCGCCGACACGCTCCACGGCGCAACGTATATGGTCATCGCGCCGGAACACACTCTCGTCTCAAGGCTGACGACTGCCGCACAGAAAGCGGCGGTGGACGCGTACGTCGACGCGGCGGCCAAAAAAAGCGACCTTGAACGGACGGATCTTGCCAAAGACAAAACCGGCGTGTTTACCGGTTCCTACGCGGTCAATCCGGTGAACGGCGACAAAATTCCGATATGGATTTCCGATTACATATTGATTTCGTACGGAACCGGCGCCATTATGGCCGTTCCCGCCCACGACGAACGGGACTGGGCTTTCGCCCGAAAATTCGATTTACCCATACGCAAAGTCGTCGCTTCAAAAGAAGAAATCGCCTCTTTGGCGGACGGAAACGAAGCCGAAGGAGCGTGCAGACTGACCCGAGCGGCGGCCGACGCGGCGGCATACGAAGCGTTGGTAAAAGCGCATCCGGACGTGTTCAACACGGCGGCTGAATGTACGGCCGCCGACGGATATACGATAAACAGCGGCACGTTCACCGGTATGCCGACTGCGCGGACGATTCCCGCCATGATCGAATGGCTTACGCGCGACGGTATCGGAAAAAAAGCCGTCAACTACAAACTGCGCGACTGGGTGTTCAGCCGCCAGCGCTATTGGGGAGAGCCGATGCCGCTCGTACACTGCCAAAAATGCGGCTGCGTTCCGCTTGACGAAAAAGATTTGCCGCTGCTGCTGCCCGACGTCAAAACGTATCAGCCGACCGGAACGGGCGAAAGTCCGCTCGCCGGCATCGACGAATGGGTAAACTGCACCTGCCCGAAATGCGGCGGAAAAGCGAAACGGGAAACGAACACCATGCCGCAGTGGGCCGGTTCGTGCTGGTATTACCTGCGATACCTCGATCCGCATAATACGAAAGAATTCGCTTCGCAGGATGCCGTAAAATACTGGATGCCGGTCGATCTGTACGTAGGAGGCGCCGAACACGCCGTTCTGCACCTGCTTTACGCTCGCTTCTGGCATAAAGTGTTATACGATTTGGGACTGGTACAGACAAAAGAACCGTTCCAGCGGCTCGTCAATCAGGGCATGATTACATCCTTTGCATTCCAGCGCAAAAACAAAACGCTGGTCGCAACAGACGCAGTAACGGAAACGGAAAGCGGCGTATTCGTAGAAACGGCGACCGGTGAAAAATTGGAACGCGTGATTGCGAAAATGTCGAAATCACTGAAAAACGTCGTCAATCCCGACGACGTCATAAAAGAATACGGCGCCGATTCGGTGCGTATGTATGAAATGTTCATGGGGCCGCTTGAAGTCTCCAAGCCGTGGAACACGCAAGGACTGATCGGCATAAACCGGTTTCTCGAAAAAATCTGGGCCGTTTCCGAAAAATCGATCGTCGATATTCCCGTAGACGGTGAATTAGACAAAGAGTTCACCGCACTGCGCAAGACATTCCATAAAACCGTAAAAAAAGTTACGGAAGACACCGCCGCCCTCAATTTTAACACGGCGATCAGCCAAATGATGATCTTTATTAACGAAGCGGCAAAGATTGAATCATTGCCGCGCGCAATATGGAGTGATTTCGTAAAACTGCTCTCCGTATACGCGCCGCACATCGGCGAAGAGCTGTGGGAAAAACTGGGGCACGATACCACGATTGCATACGAACCGTGGCCCGTTTATAACGAAGCGTTCTGCACCGACGACACGTGTACGATCGTCGTTCAGGTCAACGGTAAAAAGCGCGACGAGTTCTCGGCTGCGATCGATACGGACAAAGCTGTTCTTGAAAAAACGGCGATGGAAACGGACGGTGCGAAACGTTTTACGGAAGGCAAAGTACCGGTAAAAGTCATCGTCGTGCCGAACAAATTGGTCAACATAGTCGTAAAATAA
- a CDS encoding cation diffusion facilitator family transporter has translation MNTHTDADRTKLINIAGWIALGGNLVLAILKVVIGTVSGSLAVLGDGIDSATDVAIACMTLVIGRIITRPSDTDHPWGHGRAETTATMVVAFIIFYAGVQLVLSAARQLYGCVFGNASIEPVGSLALLVTAVSVVGKLFLSWSQFSLGKKAGSAMVLANAQNMRNDIVISASVLIGLGAAKICSVPAIDPLVALLVGLWVLKNAAKLFMQMNMELMDGNQDKALYETLFTAIRSVPGVSNPHRARIRKIASRWDIDIDIEVDAKLSVHAAHEIAERVEMAVRRAIPDVYDIMVHVEPAGHTLHHPHEEYGLSESDLKENK, from the coding sequence ATGAACACGCATACCGATGCGGACAGGACGAAACTGATAAACATCGCCGGCTGGATAGCGTTAGGCGGAAATCTGGTTTTGGCAATATTGAAAGTAGTCATCGGAACCGTGTCCGGCAGTCTTGCCGTTCTGGGAGACGGAATAGACTCCGCAACGGACGTCGCGATCGCCTGCATGACACTGGTTATCGGCAGAATTATAACCCGCCCGTCCGATACGGACCATCCGTGGGGACACGGCAGGGCCGAAACGACGGCGACGATGGTCGTCGCGTTTATCATTTTTTATGCAGGCGTACAATTGGTGCTCTCGGCCGCTCGGCAGCTGTACGGATGTGTGTTCGGAAACGCCTCGATTGAACCGGTCGGCTCGCTCGCACTGCTCGTTACGGCAGTTTCGGTCGTCGGAAAACTGTTTTTGTCATGGAGCCAATTTTCTCTCGGCAAAAAAGCCGGCAGCGCGATGGTGCTGGCAAACGCACAGAACATGCGGAACGATATCGTCATATCGGCGTCAGTCCTGATAGGCTTGGGAGCCGCAAAAATATGCAGCGTACCGGCGATCGATCCGCTGGTCGCGCTGCTCGTCGGTCTGTGGGTGTTAAAAAACGCGGCGAAACTGTTCATGCAGATGAACATGGAACTGATGGACGGCAATCAGGACAAAGCGCTGTATGAAACGCTTTTTACGGCTATCAGATCGGTTCCCGGCGTATCGAATCCGCACCGCGCCCGCATCCGAAAAATCGCGTCCCGCTGGGATATAGACATCGATATAGAAGTCGATGCGAAACTGTCGGTACACGCCGCGCATGAAATTGCCGAACGGGTGGAAATGGCCGTTCGCCGGGCGATTCCCGACGTGTACGATATAATGGTACACGTGGAACCTGCAGGACACACGCTGCACCATCCGCATGAAGAGTACGGGTTAAGCGAATCTGATCTGAAAGAAAACAAATAA
- a CDS encoding M15 family metallopeptidase has translation MKISAAVLFLICIPMFVSCSKFRSAGESRVPAPADQPDPVVSADSGTQSLSPELQKLQRVLAALPERTQQGIRNGDPGEFLADLHAVLAADTYDLLRLVDKKHFLAADYAPADIVPLVKNPHYAISRGDLALRKPAEAALVLMADAAKADGITLLASSTYRSYAYQEIVYARNVREMGKEAADRESAAPGTSQHQLGAVVDFGSISDEFAETAAGRWLDANAARFGWSLSFPQGYEDVTGYRWECWHFRYVGVPAVEFQRKWFSNIQQFMLEFIDAWRADSDSIG, from the coding sequence ATGAAAATATCTGCCGCCGTTTTATTTCTGATTTGTATACCGATGTTCGTGTCCTGTTCAAAATTCCGGTCTGCCGGAGAATCCCGTGTACCGGCGCCGGCGGATCAGCCCGATCCGGTGGTTTCCGCCGATTCGGGTACGCAATCGCTGTCTCCCGAATTGCAGAAATTGCAGCGCGTACTTGCGGCGCTTCCCGAACGGACGCAGCAGGGAATCCGCAACGGTGATCCCGGCGAATTTCTGGCCGATCTGCACGCCGTTCTGGCAGCGGATACGTACGATCTTCTGCGTCTGGTGGATAAAAAACATTTTCTGGCTGCCGATTACGCACCCGCCGATATCGTTCCGCTTGTAAAAAATCCTCATTACGCGATAAGCCGCGGTGATCTGGCGTTGCGCAAACCGGCGGAAGCCGCGCTCGTACTTATGGCGGACGCGGCGAAAGCGGACGGAATCACGCTGCTCGCCAGTTCCACGTACCGTTCGTACGCATATCAGGAAATCGTGTACGCGCGGAACGTCCGTGAAATGGGAAAAGAGGCCGCCGATCGCGAATCCGCCGCGCCCGGCACGAGTCAGCATCAGTTGGGCGCCGTCGTGGATTTCGGTTCCATTTCGGATGAGTTTGCCGAAACCGCCGCCGGGCGCTGGCTTGATGCGAACGCCGCGCGTTTCGGCTGGTCGCTGTCTTTTCCGCAGGGATACGAAGACGTGACCGGTTACCGCTGGGAGTGCTGGCATTTTCGGTACGTCGGCGTTCCGGCCGTTGAATTTCAGCGGAAATGGTTTTCAAATATTCAGCAGTTTATGCTGGAATTCATAGACGCCTGGCGCGCCGATTCCGATTCTATCGGCTGA
- a CDS encoding STAS domain-containing protein yields the protein MEQLKIQEKRGANYALLEVSGVIDSYSFTEFQQKAYALIKETNLVLDLSEVVSIDSSGLSVILGAFNDAEQFNHTLYIMRPSNGAQKAIDSTGFTDDFHIIHTVTEVL from the coding sequence ATGGAACAATTGAAAATACAGGAAAAACGGGGCGCCAATTATGCGCTTCTGGAAGTTTCCGGCGTTATCGATTCATACAGCTTTACGGAATTCCAGCAGAAAGCGTACGCGCTGATCAAGGAAACGAATCTGGTTCTCGATTTGTCCGAAGTGGTTTCGATCGATTCTTCCGGGCTGAGCGTCATTTTGGGTGCGTTCAACGATGCCGAACAGTTCAATCATACGCTGTATATCATGCGCCCGTCGAACGGTGCGCAAAAAGCGATTGATTCAACGGGGTTTACCGACGATTTTCATATAATTCACACGGTTACCGAGGTTCTGTAG
- a CDS encoding PP2C family protein-serine/threonine phosphatase, producing the protein MIYFCLNILLTGFLLWFSFHVDKMFEKRNDEFINSILLLVVSVFFQSILLLMPYYDNPKIWLFLSKVELALIALFLVQSCFYCIRFPSFKKSGFLQFVKIVFMVFAVYLVFAHVESVTVSLTEGLTVVSAKITAGLPFTWMQLYKYLYLYALPGIAVLSMLLCSENRKSPLNRQKMMFNIAAVAVLEVVGAVLEFAATFIPVFIVLYPFCFTAYMLVLYRSIRVNVLFDFKYMVQKSMQVLFSFILPALLCGAGVALLLRFRSGRPAAYAILVLLVSALMLFFAVYVKKYFKQKNSSLNVMYEKQFEKDLASLNYNEGLDEVTGRLNALFAEKIGTSALDILMLSGSAEFETAYSSSGKSLSVPASGAAFDILLNMNRTVVFKNQLEIQHSLAGVKAEMTDLFNKTHSEVCILLVEGRHIFGMILLAEKRLGNIYTEYDFSVFSKLYPYFFVVGYYMRSVANESVVGTVNREIQMSEQIIRSIQENMDFIKNPKVDAGYLMVPAHNIGGEFIDFIRLTDERHIFVLGALSGKGITASMSMVILKSIIRTFLAETKDFKELVQKVNSFIRFNLPKGTFFAGVFGLIDFRDNTMYYINCGVPALFLYTQAYNNVIEIQGEGRVLGFVKNIDRLLKIKKVKLNAGDIIVACTAGLIESHSLRGETFGKDRIQKAITENLMYTSDKMAQFTYQNLQSFTSKELEDDISILVIKYLNR; encoded by the coding sequence ATGATTTATTTTTGTTTGAACATCCTGCTCACCGGTTTCCTGCTCTGGTTTTCGTTTCACGTGGATAAAATGTTTGAAAAGCGCAACGACGAATTCATAAACAGCATTCTGCTGCTGGTCGTCAGTGTGTTTTTTCAGTCGATCCTGCTGCTGATGCCGTATTACGACAATCCGAAAATATGGCTGTTCCTGTCCAAAGTGGAATTGGCGCTCATCGCGCTGTTTCTGGTGCAGAGTTGTTTTTACTGCATACGGTTTCCGTCGTTCAAAAAATCCGGATTCCTGCAGTTCGTCAAAATCGTTTTCATGGTGTTCGCCGTTTATCTGGTGTTCGCGCACGTCGAGTCGGTTACGGTTTCGCTGACGGAAGGGCTTACCGTCGTTTCGGCAAAAATAACGGCCGGCCTGCCGTTTACCTGGATGCAGCTGTATAAATACCTGTATCTGTACGCGCTGCCGGGAATCGCGGTGTTGTCGATGCTGCTGTGTTCCGAAAACAGGAAATCGCCGCTTAACCGGCAGAAAATGATGTTCAACATCGCGGCGGTGGCGGTTCTGGAAGTCGTCGGCGCGGTGCTTGAGTTTGCGGCGACTTTCATTCCCGTGTTTATCGTTCTGTATCCGTTCTGCTTTACGGCGTATATGCTGGTGCTGTACAGATCCATACGGGTCAACGTACTGTTCGATTTCAAATATATGGTACAAAAGTCGATGCAAGTGCTGTTTTCGTTTATCCTGCCGGCGCTGCTGTGCGGAGCGGGCGTCGCGCTGCTGCTCCGTTTCCGTTCCGGGCGCCCCGCGGCGTACGCGATACTCGTGCTGCTCGTTTCGGCCCTGATGCTGTTTTTTGCGGTTTACGTAAAAAAATATTTTAAGCAGAAAAATTCGTCTCTCAACGTTATGTATGAAAAACAGTTTGAAAAGGATTTGGCTTCGCTGAATTATAACGAGGGACTCGACGAAGTAACCGGCAGACTGAACGCACTGTTTGCCGAAAAAATAGGAACGTCCGCACTCGATATTCTGATGCTTTCAGGGTCTGCGGAATTTGAAACGGCGTACAGTTCTTCCGGCAAATCATTGTCCGTTCCCGCTTCCGGCGCTGCGTTCGATATCCTGCTGAATATGAACCGGACGGTCGTTTTCAAAAATCAGCTTGAAATTCAGCATTCACTTGCCGGTGTCAAAGCGGAGATGACTGACCTGTTCAATAAAACGCACTCGGAAGTATGTATTCTGCTCGTCGAAGGCCGGCATATTTTTGGGATGATATTGCTGGCTGAAAAACGTTTGGGCAATATTTACACGGAATACGATTTTTCCGTGTTTTCCAAACTGTATCCGTATTTTTTCGTCGTCGGTTATTATATGCGCAGCGTAGCGAACGAATCGGTCGTCGGTACGGTAAACCGCGAAATCCAGATGTCGGAACAGATCATCCGATCCATTCAGGAAAATATGGATTTTATCAAAAATCCGAAAGTCGACGCGGGATATCTGATGGTTCCCGCTCACAATATCGGCGGCGAGTTTATCGATTTTATCAGGCTGACGGACGAGCGGCATATTTTCGTTCTCGGTGCGCTCAGCGGTAAGGGAATCACCGCCAGTATGTCCATGGTCATTTTGAAGTCGATTATCAGGACGTTCCTTGCGGAAACGAAAGATTTCAAAGAACTCGTTCAGAAAGTAAACTCGTTTATCCGTTTCAATCTGCCGAAAGGTACTTTTTTTGCGGGAGTTTTCGGCTTGATTGATTTCAGGGACAATACGATGTATTATATAAACTGCGGCGTACCCGCGCTGTTTTTGTATACGCAGGCGTATAACAACGTTATCGAGATTCAGGGCGAAGGCCGGGTTTTGGGATTCGTCAAAAATATCGACAGACTGCTCAAGATTAAAAAGGTAAAACTGAACGCGGGCGATATAATCGTCGCCTGTACGGCCGGTTTGATCGAGTCGCATTCGTTGCGCGGAGAAACGTTCGGCAAGGATCGTATCCAAAAAGCCATCACTGAAAACCTGATGTATACGTCGGATAAAATGGCCCAGTTTACGTATCAGAATTTGCAGTCTTTTACGTCGAAAGAGCTTGAAGACGATATCAGTATTCTGGTCATAAAATATTTGAACAGATAA
- a CDS encoding PP2C family protein-serine/threonine phosphatase — protein MLKTKRRLSQLAVNCVICVLFILLCVFFVPDISVPFAMICAATVFAVLLAAGNSLFRSMAARFEHKSLFTKETALLTTFIERLRFCYSFDDFFECIGAVLEVEGDCSVLYVDRDKNYVIYNSPDRLTCLPETMRKLDLNFAELRTDGIYFIDDKFGLTSDYSVSRGFFLINGMHHFYVFCKYTHLFDKAVYDMLYEEFVRFQARSETISSLSEIAELSKEWALLADTQKSFLPQTMPDIPHLDIAAYFRPLVNVSGDYYTVLPIDEHKTLLMLGDVSGKGLAAALVMGLVMNTVKIVENQEDLAGMVRAVDRAIKGMHLQDKYTVLFLGIVDTDKMTIRYVNASMSDPIVVTRAPDGYKIKPLSSNCSLIGIIDLDDVEVAEQRLFRGDLILMASDGVSEVMDDDGVELGNTQLYIDTIKNSAYKSAAHFTNDIADLVLSYNGDKKLRDDVTMLVAKIEG, from the coding sequence ATGCTTAAAACCAAACGGCGCTTGAGCCAACTCGCGGTAAACTGTGTGATTTGTGTTCTTTTCATACTGTTGTGTGTGTTTTTCGTGCCGGATATATCGGTTCCGTTTGCGATGATTTGCGCCGCAACGGTTTTTGCCGTGCTGCTTGCGGCCGGAAACAGTCTGTTCCGTTCCATGGCCGCACGTTTTGAACATAAGTCGCTGTTTACGAAAGAAACGGCGCTGCTGACGACGTTTATCGAACGGCTGCGTTTCTGCTATTCTTTCGATGATTTTTTTGAATGCATTGGAGCGGTTCTTGAAGTGGAAGGCGACTGTTCCGTTTTATACGTAGACCGCGACAAGAATTACGTCATTTACAACAGTCCCGACCGGCTTACCTGTCTGCCGGAAACGATGCGCAAACTCGATCTGAACTTTGCGGAATTGCGTACGGACGGCATCTATTTTATCGACGATAAATTCGGGCTGACTTCCGATTATTCCGTTTCGCGCGGTTTCTTTTTGATCAACGGTATGCATCATTTTTACGTATTCTGCAAATACACGCATCTGTTCGATAAAGCCGTGTACGACATGCTGTACGAAGAATTCGTCCGTTTCCAAGCCCGCTCTGAAACGATTTCGTCATTGAGCGAAATCGCCGAATTGTCGAAGGAATGGGCGCTGCTTGCCGACACGCAGAAATCGTTTCTGCCGCAGACTATGCCCGATATTCCGCACCTCGACATAGCGGCGTATTTCCGGCCGCTGGTCAACGTATCCGGCGACTATTACACCGTGCTTCCGATCGACGAGCATAAAACGCTGCTGATGCTGGGCGACGTGTCCGGCAAAGGACTCGCCGCGGCGCTCGTTATGGGATTGGTGATGAATACGGTCAAAATCGTTGAAAATCAGGAAGATCTGGCCGGTATGGTGCGGGCTGTCGACCGCGCGATTAAGGGAATGCATCTGCAGGATAAATATACGGTTCTGTTTTTGGGTATCGTCGATACCGATAAAATGACCATTCGATACGTCAATGCGTCCATGTCCGATCCCATCGTGGTTACCCGTGCGCCCGACGGCTACAAAATCAAACCGTTGTCTTCCAATTGTTCGCTGATCGGTATTATCGATCTTGACGACGTGGAAGTTGCCGAACAGCGGCTGTTCCGCGGAGATCTGATTCTGATGGCTTCCGACGGTGTATCCGAAGTCATGGACGACGACGGCGTGGAACTCGGCAACACGCAGCTGTACATCGACACCATAAAAAACAGCGCGTACAAATCCGCGGCTCATTTTACCAATGATATTGCGGATTTGGTACTGTCTTATAACGGAGATAAAAAACTCCGCGACGACGTTACGATGCTTGTTGCGAAAATTGAGGGGTAA
- a CDS encoding GGGtGRT protein — translation MAEKITFESYERRIDKINKALKENGIASIEEAKEICDKAGINPYKTVEETQPICFENAKWAYVVGAAIAIKKGCKNAADAAEAIGIGLQSFCIPGSVAEDRKVGLGHGNLAARLLREETKCFAFLAGHESFAAAEGAIKIAAKADKVRKEPLRCILNGLGKDAAQIISRINGFTYVQTQFDYYTGELKIVKEIPYSTGVRAKVKCYGADDVREGVAIMWHEGVDVSITGNSTNPTRFQHPVAGTYKKECNEKGKKYFSVASGGGTGRTLHPDNMAAGPASYGMTDTMGRMHSDAQFAGSSSVPAHVEMMGFLGIGNNPMVGATVAVAVDVATALAK, via the coding sequence ATGGCAGAAAAAATTACATTTGAAAGCTACGAACGCCGTATTGATAAAATCAACAAAGCGTTAAAAGAAAACGGAATCGCTTCCATTGAAGAAGCGAAAGAAATCTGCGATAAAGCGGGTATCAATCCGTATAAGACCGTTGAAGAAACGCAGCCTATCTGTTTTGAAAACGCAAAATGGGCGTACGTTGTCGGCGCGGCGATCGCCATTAAAAAAGGCTGCAAAAACGCTGCCGACGCGGCGGAAGCCATCGGTATCGGACTGCAGTCGTTCTGTATCCCCGGTTCTGTTGCCGAAGACCGCAAAGTAGGACTCGGTCACGGAAACCTCGCGGCGCGCCTGCTCCGCGAAGAAACCAAATGTTTCGCGTTCCTTGCCGGACACGAATCGTTCGCCGCTGCCGAAGGTGCGATCAAAATCGCCGCGAAAGCGGACAAAGTGCGTAAGGAGCCGCTGCGCTGCATTCTGAACGGTTTGGGAAAAGACGCCGCTCAGATTATCAGCCGCATCAACGGTTTCACCTACGTGCAGACTCAGTTCGACTACTATACCGGAGAACTCAAGATCGTTAAGGAAATTCCGTATTCGACCGGCGTTCGCGCGAAAGTAAAATGCTACGGTGCCGACGACGTCCGCGAAGGCGTCGCGATCATGTGGCACGAAGGCGTAGACGTTTCCATCACCGGAAACTCCACAAACCCCACGCGTTTCCAGCACCCGGTTGCCGGTACATACAAAAAAGAATGCAACGAAAAGGGCAAGAAGTATTTCTCCGTCGCTTCCGGCGGCGGTACGGGCCGTACGCTGCATCCGGACAACATGGCGGCGGGTCCCGCTTCCTACGGTATGACCGACACGATGGGACGTATGCACTCCGACGCGCAGTTCGCGGGCAGTTCGTCCGTTCCGGCTCACGTTGAAATGATGGGATTCCTCGGTATCGGAAACAACCCGATGGTCGGCGCCACCGTCGCCGTCGCGGTAGACGTTGCGACGGCACTCGCAAAATAA